A genomic window from Cytobacillus suaedae includes:
- a CDS encoding MFS transporter: MGQAISSKAERLSQPNQTKRPLVLAAVMLAMFMAAIEATIVSTAMPAIVGDLGGFSLYSWVFSAYLLMNAVTVLIYGKLSDLFGRKPILIFGIVVFLIGSVLCGFASNMEMLILFRFIQGFGAGAVMPIASTIVGDMYTKEERAKIQGYLSSVWGISAIMGPALGGIFVEYVSWRLVFWVNVPLGILAIIVLVLFLHEGIEKKKHSIDYIGAVLLFVAISAIMVVLVEGGVHWSWTSTQSLTLIVVAVVSLLLFIFQENRAKEPMMPFAIWKEKSIFIANITSLTTGMMLIGISSFLPAFVQGVMERSPIVAGSTLTTMSIGWPIAATVAGRMLLKVGFRTTSLIGGVALVLGSIIFLTLSPDDGPVWAAFGSFMVGIGMGMTTTSFIVSIQSTVEWQMRGVATAANMFMRTLGSTVGAALLGGILNSKLQSYIQAEGIENVTIDSTNILLNEEERNALTESVRSVLQDGLTISLHYVYWGVFIFAVISFLLILFLPKGEK, translated from the coding sequence ATGGGCCAAGCTATATCCAGTAAAGCTGAACGATTATCTCAGCCTAATCAAACTAAGAGGCCATTGGTTCTGGCTGCAGTGATGTTAGCTATGTTTATGGCAGCAATTGAAGCCACTATTGTTTCCACTGCAATGCCTGCGATTGTAGGGGACTTAGGAGGATTTTCTCTTTATAGTTGGGTATTTTCAGCTTACTTACTAATGAATGCGGTTACGGTTTTAATTTATGGAAAGTTATCCGATTTATTTGGGCGTAAACCTATTCTAATATTTGGTATAGTCGTCTTTTTGATTGGGTCTGTGCTATGCGGTTTTGCAAGTAATATGGAAATGCTAATCCTATTTAGGTTTATACAAGGATTTGGAGCAGGGGCAGTTATGCCAATCGCATCTACCATTGTAGGTGATATGTATACGAAGGAAGAGAGAGCAAAAATACAAGGGTATCTCTCGAGTGTATGGGGAATCTCTGCCATCATGGGGCCTGCACTTGGAGGAATCTTTGTTGAGTATGTTAGCTGGAGACTGGTGTTTTGGGTAAATGTTCCACTAGGCATACTAGCCATAATTGTTCTTGTATTATTCTTACATGAGGGAATTGAAAAGAAAAAGCATTCCATCGATTACATAGGAGCAGTTTTATTATTTGTGGCAATTAGTGCAATAATGGTCGTCCTTGTTGAAGGAGGAGTTCATTGGTCTTGGACATCTACTCAGTCCCTAACATTAATAGTGGTTGCTGTAGTTTCATTATTATTATTTATTTTTCAAGAAAATAGAGCAAAAGAGCCAATGATGCCATTTGCAATTTGGAAGGAAAAATCGATATTTATAGCTAATATAACCTCTTTGACAACAGGTATGATGCTAATTGGAATTTCGAGTTTTTTACCTGCTTTCGTTCAAGGAGTGATGGAAAGATCTCCTATTGTAGCTGGCTCTACCCTTACAACAATGTCTATTGGTTGGCCTATTGCAGCTACTGTCGCGGGTCGAATGTTACTAAAGGTTGGTTTCAGGACTACTTCCCTTATTGGTGGTGTCGCACTTGTGTTAGGAAGTATTATCTTCCTAACGTTATCTCCGGATGATGGTCCGGTATGGGCTGCGTTTGGGTCGTTTATGGTTGGTATCGGGATGGGGATGACCACAACTTCGTTCATCGTTTCCATTCAGAGTACGGTTGAATGGCAAATGAGAGGTGTTGCAACTGCAGCAAATATGTTTATGAGAACATTAGGAAGTACTGTAGGAGCAGCATTATTAGGTGGGATTCTTAATAGCAAGCTACAGTCCTATATTCAAGCCGAAGGGATTGAAAATGTAACCATAGATTCAACTAACATCCTCTTAAATGAGGAAGAGCGAAATGCTTTAACCGAAAGTGTCAGATCTGTACTTCAAGATGGTCTAACGATATCCTTGCATTATGTGTATTGGGGAGTCTTTATTTTTGCAGTTATCAGCTTTCTATTGATTCTGTTTTTGCCTAAAGGGGAAAAGTAA
- a CDS encoding ribonuclease H-like YkuK family protein, with protein MIESFRFYNVSEKDMDFQLVLTRMKEFMRKDPRSRYVLSIGTDSHVHQTETRFITAIHLHRVGKGAWGCLSNYNVKRPIKSIREKISLETALSQEVTYLFSPEDLADLTEIILPYADEGSDLTIEIHLDIGTRGATKELIQDMTGRITAMGLEAKIKPDSYAAFSYANRYTK; from the coding sequence ATCATCGAATCGTTTAGGTTTTATAATGTGTCGGAAAAGGATATGGACTTTCAGTTGGTACTAACTCGAATGAAGGAGTTTATGAGGAAGGATCCACGTTCACGGTATGTTCTTTCCATTGGAACTGATTCACATGTACATCAAACCGAAACTCGATTTATTACAGCGATTCACTTACACCGTGTTGGCAAAGGTGCATGGGGATGTTTAAGCAATTATAATGTTAAACGACCCATAAAAAGCATAAGAGAAAAAATATCATTAGAAACTGCATTGAGTCAAGAAGTTACCTATTTATTTTCTCCTGAGGATTTAGCTGACTTAACTGAAATCATCCTTCCTTATGCTGATGAGGGGTCAGACCTAACCATTGAGATTCATTTGGATATTGGCACTAGAGGAGCAACTAAGGAATTAATTCAGGATATGACAGGAAGAATTACTGCTATGGGTCTTGAAGCAAAAATTAAACCCGATTCTTATGCCGCTTTCAGCTATGCAAACCGCTATACGAAGTAG
- a CDS encoding YkuJ family protein, whose amino-acid sequence MSQLQGILTRLISLQEKSDGGEPPQRFFEVNGEKKCSVKYFDKTGTFELEIYQQGEKPKSYQFDNVDMIAIEIFDLIS is encoded by the coding sequence ATGTCACAGCTTCAAGGAATTTTAACACGTTTAATTAGTCTTCAAGAAAAATCAGATGGTGGAGAGCCACCGCAACGTTTTTTTGAGGTGAATGGTGAGAAAAAGTGTAGTGTAAAGTATTTTGATAAAACAGGAACCTTTGAGTTGGAAATTTATCAACAAGGGGAAAAGCCGAAATCCTATCAATTTGATAATGTAGATATGATTGCTATTGAGATTTTTGATTTAATTAGCTAG
- a CDS encoding MBL fold metallo-hydrolase, with amino-acid sequence MNRLIELNEKITLIDDFDLGRPARTGTYVIKEEKLAIVETCASPSIPFILEGLHKLEIQPEEVEYIIVTHIHLDHAGGAGLLLENCPNAKVVVHPKGARHLANPSRLIAGAKAVYGEKFETLFEPILPIPEEKIITMQDGESLQLSPACTLTFYDTPGHANHHFSIHDSVSNGIFTGDTIGIYYQELLKDGIELYLPTTSPNQFDPEAMLNSARRIKELSPRSIYFGHFGMSSNVKEVFKQIEHWLPIFVTSGEEALKTTQGLSFKEKNEAVKARLLEALGLHLDTLGISRNHEVYSILDLDLDVCAMGIIDYLLKK; translated from the coding sequence ATGAATCGGTTAATTGAATTAAATGAGAAAATCACCTTAATTGATGACTTTGATTTAGGTAGACCGGCTAGAACGGGTACATATGTTATTAAAGAGGAGAAACTCGCCATTGTTGAGACATGTGCAAGCCCATCAATCCCTTTTATCCTAGAAGGTCTACATAAGCTAGAGATTCAACCTGAAGAGGTTGAGTATATCATTGTAACACATATTCACCTCGACCATGCAGGTGGAGCTGGTCTTTTACTAGAAAATTGTCCAAATGCAAAGGTTGTAGTACATCCTAAAGGAGCACGACACCTCGCTAACCCTTCAAGATTAATTGCTGGAGCTAAGGCTGTGTATGGTGAAAAATTCGAAACATTATTTGAACCAATTTTACCGATTCCTGAGGAAAAAATCATAACCATGCAAGATGGTGAGTCACTCCAATTGTCTCCAGCTTGCACGTTAACTTTCTATGATACCCCAGGGCACGCAAACCATCATTTTAGCATACATGACTCAGTTAGTAACGGGATATTTACAGGAGATACAATTGGCATCTACTACCAGGAACTATTGAAAGATGGAATTGAACTTTACTTACCAACAACTTCTCCTAACCAATTTGATCCGGAGGCAATGTTGAATTCTGCCAGACGTATAAAAGAGCTATCTCCCCGTTCAATTTATTTTGGTCACTTTGGAATGTCTTCAAACGTTAAAGAAGTATTTAAGCAAATTGAACACTGGCTCCCTATTTTTGTCACCTCAGGTGAAGAGGCCCTTAAAACCACTCAAGGTCTATCTTTCAAAGAAAAAAATGAAGCTGTCAAAGCTCGGCTTTTGGAAGCGCTTGGCCTTCATCTTGATACACTAGGCATTTCTAGAAATCATGAGGTCTATTCCATTCTGGACTTAGATTTAGACGTATGTGCAATGGGAATAATTGATTACCTACTAAAAAAATAA
- the abbA gene encoding antirepressor AbbA: MKIGTVNLLSKDEQALLLEILFSQRYALDLVSVEIADIENGSKPTDEIVYKRLIALYDKLVDEI, translated from the coding sequence ATGAAAATTGGTACCGTGAATCTTCTGTCTAAGGATGAACAAGCTTTGTTATTAGAAATCTTATTTAGTCAGCGTTATGCATTAGACTTGGTAAGTGTAGAAATCGCAGACATAGAGAATGGTTCTAAACCAACAGATGAAATCGTTTATAAGCGCTTAATTGCCCTTTATGATAAGCTTGTAGATGAAATATAG
- the dapD gene encoding 2,3,4,5-tetrahydropyridine-2,6-dicarboxylate N-acetyltransferase: protein MKMMDANEIISFIQNSVKSTPVKVYLKGNLEGIDFGANSKTFLTGNTGVVFGEWKDIKAAIEANEANIEDYVVENDRRNSAIPLLDLKGIKARIEPGAIIRDQVEIGDNAVIMMGASINIGAVVGEGTMIDMNTVLGGRATVGKNCHIGAGSVLAGVIEPPSAKPVVVEDDVVIGANAVVLEGVTVGKGAVVAAGAIVIEDVPPYTVVAGTPARVIKKIDEKTKAKTEIKQELRQLNEE from the coding sequence ATGAAAATGATGGATGCAAATGAAATTATTTCGTTTATTCAAAATAGCGTAAAATCTACACCTGTAAAAGTGTATTTAAAAGGAAATTTAGAGGGAATTGACTTCGGTGCAAATTCTAAAACGTTTTTAACTGGCAACACTGGTGTAGTTTTCGGCGAATGGAAAGACATCAAAGCTGCAATTGAAGCGAATGAAGCCAATATTGAAGATTACGTTGTTGAAAATGATCGCCGTAACTCAGCAATTCCACTATTAGATCTTAAGGGCATCAAAGCACGAATTGAGCCAGGTGCTATTATTCGTGATCAAGTAGAAATTGGTGATAATGCTGTAATTATGATGGGTGCTTCTATCAACATTGGTGCAGTTGTTGGTGAAGGAACGATGATCGACATGAATACAGTTTTAGGTGGACGTGCAACAGTTGGTAAGAACTGCCACATCGGAGCAGGTTCAGTCTTGGCTGGGGTAATTGAGCCGCCTTCTGCAAAACCTGTAGTAGTTGAGGATGATGTAGTGATTGGAGCAAATGCTGTTGTTCTTGAAGGTGTTACTGTTGGTAAAGGTGCTGTCGTAGCAGCTGGTGCTATTGTTATTGAAGATGTTCCTCCATACACTGTAGTTGCTGGTACACCTGCACGTGTAATTAAGAAAATTGATGAGAAGACAAAAGCAAAAACTGAAATTAAACAAGAACTTCGTCAATTAAACGAAGAGTAA
- a CDS encoding sulfite exporter TauE/SafE family protein, translating into MTEVLLILVGFLATFIGTIAGGGGMISLPAMLVIGVPIHSAIAANKFSNTFSSFSSFAVLLKEKKVTLKSALIIAPFSLIGGMTGGAIASSLSERHLTVFAITLLSFALLLSLKKKPLSNENMSHNIPRRLLPYVYGVGIYDGMFGPGQATLSMYTYLHQGFSFMASMAFTRFQTFLSCFGAVMMYVSSGHFELKVALFLGIGSIIGAQCSVRMANKLPTRHLQIILRVVTVALILYLLVKFI; encoded by the coding sequence ATGACTGAAGTTCTATTAATCTTAGTTGGATTCCTGGCTACATTTATTGGAACAATTGCAGGCGGTGGAGGAATGATTAGCTTACCAGCAATGCTGGTAATAGGTGTACCTATCCATTCAGCGATTGCCGCTAATAAATTTTCTAACACGTTTAGTTCATTTTCAAGCTTTGCTGTGTTATTAAAAGAAAAAAAAGTCACTTTAAAATCAGCTCTCATTATTGCTCCATTTAGCCTAATTGGGGGTATGACAGGAGGAGCGATTGCTTCATCCTTATCTGAAAGACATTTAACAGTATTTGCTATAACCTTATTAAGTTTTGCCCTATTATTAAGTTTAAAAAAGAAACCTCTCTCAAACGAGAATATGTCACATAATATTCCGAGAAGACTTCTTCCTTATGTCTATGGAGTTGGCATTTATGATGGAATGTTTGGCCCTGGTCAAGCAACATTATCCATGTATACGTACCTTCATCAAGGTTTTTCATTTATGGCATCTATGGCCTTTACTCGATTTCAAACCTTTTTAAGTTGTTTTGGTGCCGTTATGATGTATGTGTCTTCAGGACACTTCGAGCTAAAAGTTGCACTCTTTCTAGGTATTGGGTCTATTATTGGTGCACAATGCTCAGTTAGAATGGCTAATAAACTACCAACAAGACATCTACAAATCATTTTACGTGTTGTTACAGTGGCTTTAATTCTTTATCTATTAGTAAAATTCATTTAA
- a CDS encoding YueI family protein yields the protein MGENIQDYLNRGMYGNKETNVDERKLFLSTLRERVIVALTNRQVMKNETYAPIVELIKIYPDCHMYLDGDLDYSYLSKYIKIVNKLNIPFTIFNDVNHETEFGLVLATKSRAINKNDIFVPEVEF from the coding sequence ATGGGCGAGAATATTCAGGACTATCTAAATAGAGGCATGTATGGAAATAAAGAAACGAACGTGGATGAGCGAAAACTATTTCTTTCAACACTCAGAGAAAGAGTGATAGTCGCATTAACTAATCGACAGGTTATGAAGAATGAGACGTACGCCCCAATCGTTGAGTTGATAAAAATTTATCCAGACTGTCACATGTATTTAGATGGAGATTTGGATTATTCATATTTATCTAAATACATAAAGATTGTTAATAAGTTAAATATTCCCTTTACAATTTTTAATGATGTAAATCATGAAACAGAATTTGGATTAGTGTTGGCCACGAAGAGTAGAGCCATAAATAAGAACGATATTTTTGTACCAGAAGTTGAATTTTAA
- a CDS encoding DUF3993 domain-containing protein, which translates to MSKRHYFIMSIIVLGFLFHHQTVKAQEPLTREDAFDFLKEAYKAQTSLGEKYQTYKEARETLNPYFTDDYAKLFLEENLVYEEGGYTIYGSDFALYYIPFYSYTDDTKFIYDSEKNQIYVYEFFLKPEEGPVDYEDHYETVILIEDEGNWKVNEFVESAKKPEFIESIENESVSNKTVPNKEEFKIVPTQDHSYISYQLWGSYFVLQMEYQNQFTQVMKKEPLRFLFLIYFFSR; encoded by the coding sequence TTGAGTAAACGTCATTATTTTATCATGTCCATAATTGTACTAGGATTTCTTTTTCATCATCAGACTGTAAAGGCACAGGAACCGTTAACAAGGGAAGACGCATTCGATTTTCTTAAGGAAGCATATAAAGCACAAACTTCTTTAGGGGAAAAATATCAAACTTATAAAGAGGCAAGAGAAACGTTAAATCCTTATTTCACTGACGATTATGCAAAGTTATTCCTCGAAGAGAACCTTGTATATGAGGAAGGTGGGTACACTATTTACGGTTCTGATTTTGCGCTATATTATATTCCTTTTTATTCATATACAGACGATACAAAATTTATATATGATTCAGAGAAGAATCAAATCTATGTATATGAGTTTTTTCTTAAACCTGAAGAGGGACCTGTAGATTATGAGGATCATTATGAAACAGTGATCCTAATAGAAGATGAAGGAAACTGGAAGGTTAATGAATTTGTAGAAAGTGCTAAAAAGCCTGAGTTTATTGAAAGTATAGAAAATGAGTCCGTTTCAAATAAGACGGTACCAAACAAGGAAGAATTTAAAATAGTTCCAACACAAGATCATTCATATATTTCGTATCAACTTTGGGGTAGCTATTTTGTCTTACAAATGGAATATCAAAATCAGTTCACTCAAGTCATGAAAAAGGAACCACTAAGGTTCCTTTTTTTAATTTATTTTTTTAGTAGGTAA
- a CDS encoding VOC family protein, with the protein MIIQYKRLNHVQICIPFGEEDNAKRFYTDLLGLEEIEKPESLKANGGLWYQIGDIELHIGAEDMGNYKSKRHPAFEISNLIETRDFLEKHDVKTQDEKPIPNVDRFSFFDPFGNRIEFLEKR; encoded by the coding sequence ATGATAATCCAATATAAAAGACTAAATCATGTACAAATTTGTATACCTTTTGGTGAAGAGGATAATGCAAAAAGGTTTTATACTGACCTGCTCGGTCTTGAGGAAATCGAAAAACCAGAATCATTAAAGGCAAACGGTGGACTCTGGTATCAAATAGGGGATATCGAACTTCATATTGGTGCGGAAGACATGGGAAACTATAAAAGTAAACGCCATCCAGCTTTTGAGATTAGTAATCTAATAGAAACAAGAGACTTTTTAGAAAAACACGATGTTAAAACCCAAGATGAAAAACCAATTCCAAATGTAGATCGATTCTCATTTTTTGACCCATTCGGAAACCGTATCGAGTTCTTGGAAAAACGTTAA
- a CDS encoding LysR family transcriptional regulator: MLVVLAEEMNMRKASEKLFVSQPALSQRLQTIEKSWGTQIFLRSQKGLTTTPAGERIIEYAKEVVEKEEIIREEIQGLDYGIHGTLKLACASIIGQNWLPQILKRFVTAYPHAKISLLTGWSSEILKNLYDNSVHIGIIRGNPEWKGVKEHLLTDTLYLVDTEINKIEQVLETERPFIQFKSDSTYYQEIQEWWYSKFQTPPKRTIVVDQIETCKQMTLNGIGYAILPSITLNKSDTNIYKIPLLNEQDEPIKRDTWLVGYESAFELKQVQAFVEIMKDSAKHL, translated from the coding sequence ATGTTGGTTGTACTTGCGGAAGAAATGAATATGAGAAAGGCTTCAGAGAAATTATTTGTATCACAGCCAGCCCTATCACAACGGCTACAAACCATCGAGAAGTCTTGGGGAACTCAAATATTTTTACGATCACAAAAGGGTCTTACAACAACACCTGCTGGAGAAAGAATTATTGAGTATGCAAAAGAGGTAGTAGAAAAAGAGGAGATCATCCGTGAGGAAATACAAGGATTGGATTATGGAATTCATGGAACGTTAAAATTGGCTTGTGCATCTATAATAGGTCAAAATTGGTTACCACAAATCTTAAAACGATTTGTTACAGCCTACCCACATGCAAAAATATCTCTACTAACAGGTTGGAGTAGTGAAATATTAAAAAATCTTTATGATAATTCTGTGCATATCGGAATAATTAGAGGCAACCCTGAATGGAAGGGTGTCAAAGAGCATTTACTAACAGATACCTTATATTTGGTTGACACAGAAATAAATAAAATTGAACAGGTACTGGAGACAGAAAGACCCTTTATACAATTTAAAAGTGATTCAACATACTATCAAGAAATTCAGGAATGGTGGTATAGTAAATTTCAAACTCCACCCAAACGGACAATTGTAGTTGACCAAATTGAAACATGTAAACAAATGACTTTAAATGGCATTGGATATGCAATTTTACCTTCCATTACATTAAATAAGTCAGATACAAATATTTATAAGATTCCTCTATTAAATGAGCAGGATGAGCCAATTAAACGTGATACGTGGCTTGTTGGGTACGAATCTGCATTTGAATTAAAACAAGTTCAAGCTTTTGTTGAAATCATGAAGGATAGTGCAAAACATTTGTAG
- a CDS encoding N-acetyldiaminopimelate deacetylase codes for MDALHPFVKIRRDLHKIPELGFQEYKTQSYLLNYIESLPGDHLEIKKWRTGLFVKVKGTNPSKLIGYRADIDGLPIDEQTEYEFKSEHSGRMHACGHDLHMSIALGVLTSVVSNRLKDDVLFIFQPAEEGPGGALPMLQSEIMNEWKPDILFALHIAPEYEVGTIATKTGLLFANTSELYIDLKGKGGHAAYPHLTNDMIVAGCNLVTQLQSIISRNVNPLDSAVITIGKITGGTVQNIIAENARLEGTIRTLSEQSMVNVKKRIEEIVKGIEMGYQCEAMIDYGAMYHQVFNESETTKEFMDFVREQPDVRLYECKEAMTGEDFGYMIKDIPGFMFWLGVKSDFGLHHSKLTPSEEAIPIAIELITKYLNFKGN; via the coding sequence ATGGATGCACTTCATCCCTTTGTGAAAATTAGAAGAGATTTACATAAAATACCTGAACTTGGTTTTCAAGAATATAAGACACAAAGCTACCTGCTAAACTATATTGAAAGTTTACCGGGTGATCATCTGGAGATAAAGAAGTGGCGGACAGGTTTGTTTGTAAAGGTTAAGGGGACTAATCCATCAAAACTTATTGGGTATCGAGCTGATATTGATGGACTTCCGATTGATGAACAAACAGAGTATGAATTTAAGTCAGAACACTCTGGACGTATGCATGCATGTGGGCATGATCTACATATGAGTATTGCATTAGGTGTTTTAACATCCGTAGTTTCAAATCGACTGAAAGATGATGTTTTATTTATTTTTCAGCCTGCAGAAGAAGGACCTGGTGGCGCTCTCCCTATGCTTCAAAGTGAGATTATGAACGAGTGGAAACCAGATATTTTATTTGCATTACATATCGCTCCGGAGTATGAAGTAGGTACAATTGCTACAAAGACTGGCCTTTTATTTGCCAATACCTCTGAACTCTATATTGACTTGAAAGGTAAGGGAGGCCATGCGGCTTATCCTCACTTAACAAATGATATGATTGTTGCCGGTTGTAATTTGGTCACTCAACTGCAATCAATTATTTCTAGAAATGTAAACCCTTTAGATAGCGCGGTCATTACTATTGGGAAAATTACTGGAGGTACTGTACAAAATATTATTGCTGAAAATGCAAGACTTGAAGGAACCATTCGGACTCTATCGGAACAATCGATGGTAAATGTAAAAAAGAGGATAGAAGAGATTGTTAAAGGGATTGAAATGGGATACCAATGTGAAGCAATGATTGATTACGGTGCTATGTATCATCAAGTATTTAATGAATCGGAAACGACGAAAGAATTTATGGATTTTGTACGTGAACAACCTGATGTGAGGTTGTATGAGTGTAAGGAAGCTATGACAGGGGAAGACTTTGGATATATGATTAAGGACATTCCAGGGTTTATGTTTTGGTTAGGTGTAAAATCAGATTTTGGATTACACCATTCAAAGCTAACACCAAGCGAAGAGGCCATTCCTATAGCGATAGAACTTATTACAAAATATTTAAATTTTAAAGGAAATTAG
- a CDS encoding EAL domain-containing protein — MDPLDIMANIDQVVPYYQAIFSADEQCVIGYEVFGRINTEQGIKSLGPFFHDETIPEEFRIEVDNEILRKALGVFSEFHQTSLIFINRNANLLMLDHGEAFLEMLLSYQQKGLELKNVVVEITEHNFQGDIEHLNHLLTYYRTYGIKIAVDNIGKESSNLERIGILSPDILKIDLQVLRQTEISQSFHDVVYSISLLARKLGANLLYEDIESSFQLQYAWKNGGRYYQGYYLQKPAGEFVERDILKERLKQEFHQFIRYEKKKLEALYVISEQFHVQLQSALLKFKRNDPYNDLLTNLGKILHDKSFRMYICDEDGFQQSANLLKKDNNWLVQEHYYMKNWSWRPYFLETIFRMRTKRIGILSDLYSDIETGETIRTFSYPLDDQLYLFIDVPYDYLYDHDAL, encoded by the coding sequence ATGGATCCATTGGATATTATGGCAAACATCGATCAAGTTGTTCCTTATTATCAAGCGATTTTTAGCGCCGATGAACAATGCGTAATTGGATATGAAGTGTTCGGTAGAATAAATACTGAGCAAGGGATCAAAAGTCTGGGTCCATTTTTTCATGATGAAACCATTCCAGAGGAATTTCGAATAGAGGTTGATAATGAAATTTTAAGAAAAGCTCTAGGAGTTTTTTCAGAATTCCATCAAACTAGTCTGATTTTTATTAATCGTAATGCAAACTTATTAATGCTAGACCATGGGGAAGCATTCCTAGAAATGCTCTTATCCTATCAACAAAAAGGATTAGAACTTAAAAATGTCGTAGTTGAGATAACTGAGCATAACTTCCAAGGTGATATTGAACATCTAAATCATTTACTTACCTATTATCGAACATACGGAATTAAAATTGCAGTCGATAATATCGGTAAAGAAAGTAGTAATCTGGAGAGAATCGGTATATTATCACCTGATATTTTAAAAATAGATCTACAGGTTTTACGCCAAACCGAAATTAGTCAATCGTTTCATGACGTCGTTTATTCCATTTCCTTGTTAGCAAGAAAGCTTGGAGCAAACCTTCTTTATGAGGATATTGAATCCTCATTTCAGCTACAATATGCTTGGAAAAATGGTGGACGATACTATCAGGGCTATTACCTTCAAAAACCGGCTGGAGAATTTGTAGAAAGAGACATTCTGAAAGAGCGTTTAAAGCAAGAATTTCACCAATTTATTAGGTATGAAAAGAAAAAGCTTGAAGCGCTGTATGTTATATCTGAGCAATTTCATGTGCAGTTACAGTCTGCTCTTTTAAAATTTAAAAGGAACGATCCTTATAATGACTTACTAACGAATTTGGGGAAAATACTTCATGATAAAAGTTTTAGAATGTACATTTGTGATGAGGACGGTTTTCAGCAATCAGCTAACCTTCTTAAAAAGGACAATAATTGGCTAGTTCAAGAGCATTATTATATGAAAAATTGGAGCTGGCGACCTTACTTTCTTGAGACTATTTTTCGAATGAGAACGAAACGAATCGGAATCCTTTCTGATTTATATAGTGATATTGAGACCGGGGAGACCATAAGGACCTTTTCTTACCCATTAGATGATCAACTATACTTATTTATAGACGTACCTTACGATTACTTATATGATCATGATGCTTTATAG
- a CDS encoding CBS domain-containing protein, whose protein sequence is MISLQSNEFLETTIKDLIIQSDKVAHVQIGNNLEHALLVLTKTGYTAVPVLDPYYKLHGLISSTHIFDSILGLERIEFERLEAMKVEEVMNKDIPVLKLNDKVERGLELVVDHPFVCVENEENVFEGIFTRRAVLKQLNKHVKKLNK, encoded by the coding sequence ATGATTAGCCTCCAAAGTAATGAATTTCTAGAAACAACAATTAAGGACTTAATTATACAATCCGATAAGGTAGCACACGTCCAGATAGGCAATAATCTCGAACATGCTTTACTTGTTTTAACGAAAACGGGCTATACAGCAGTACCAGTATTAGACCCATACTACAAGTTGCACGGGCTCATTAGTTCAACACATATCTTTGATTCAATTCTTGGGTTAGAGCGTATTGAGTTTGAAAGATTAGAAGCCATGAAGGTTGAAGAAGTTATGAATAAGGATATACCTGTTCTAAAGCTAAATGATAAAGTAGAAAGAGGCTTAGAGCTGGTCGTTGATCATCCTTTTGTTTGTGTCGAAAATGAAGAGAACGTTTTTGAAGGAATCTTTACAAGACGTGCTGTTCTAAAACAATTAAACAAGCATGTCAAAAAGTTAAATAAATAA
- a CDS encoding YkuS family protein: MAKVGVEGSLTDVQQALQERGYDVVQLKQESDAQGCDCCVLTGLDSNVMGMADTVTKGSVIEANGLTADQVCQEVESRLNRTQNS, from the coding sequence ATGGCAAAAGTCGGAGTTGAAGGTTCATTAACCGATGTTCAACAAGCTTTACAAGAAAGAGGATATGATGTTGTTCAATTAAAACAAGAAAGTGATGCACAAGGCTGTGACTGTTGTGTATTAACTGGACTTGATTCTAATGTGATGGGTATGGCTGATACAGTTACTAAAGGATCAGTAATTGAAGCGAATGGTTTAACAGCAGACCAAGTATGTCAAGAAGTTGAAAGTAGATTAAATCGTACTCAAAATTCATAA